In Plasmodium reichenowi strain SY57 chromosome 1, whole genome shotgun sequence, the following are encoded in one genomic region:
- a CDS encoding asparagine-rich antigen Pfa35-2: MKKNPKSTEEITDLPNVDNSDNCMKMNNIKNGDDGNNNYGKSDNTNETNLNDTLSYNKYGNNFLSYNGNYGSNKMYNNQNMNNRYYNKIHFNEENYEYFGRGRNYKNCNNNGNYNNNNNNNYNYYNHYNNNSSNNNNNSSGISNNYHDGDYVKYNKKGSTIHNRYNNIYTTSTTHNTYNNNNNNNNNNSSSSHNFHISNNNLSGNNYHYYNPYNYYNGCTTIDNELNEKDHKQISSKKMSNSVATARSEYTSESKEYQANDINKKKNEFNRNDTCKNDVKTNDVKTNDVKTNDMKTNDMKTNDMKTNDMKTNDMKTNDMKTNDMKTNDVRPMNKDQNMKKNIRINKNYFPKGITSPRNNGNINDTYIRDDNVLNTYEESFTMKNKKKNYYRYQNNYKNNTSNHFYNSLNMKLINYGNFGYNNNNHYNNNYNNSSNNYYHNNNYHNNHRVNIHMNYRNKNNCMNNYYPYNNYIDAKENDTMQKGTSSRNILYDNKNDDTNFNCFGKDKYANKKNEIDKNQNDSVVVYDENTNKEDHKDDNKNSSNDNIPNVNNSDNCNLTSDDRLRSSIQENNTCISPKNNSVVLNNTNMEENRSYSNNDNSSKDIIMDNMCDKYKKEGKPSENSVYVNTYNDKEKINHDSDVAMEKDNSDIIYTEIEQNYNKKNNNNDKKKDDNIANVKAHSNFYDTFDNNDKRHDENGMAEIKGEEENLDIKKISIKNSMNKNNVSYLENEQYLKCKIGEVTNKNEQGNTAENNNNSNNNYSNNNNNNNNNNNSNYNSNYNYNYYYHNNINDYDDYYDINDNNNLFKDENFDNSTNNKCFKYNNRNNIKNDHSFKSHIQCNMNSSYNYSNGNTLHSEGSKELSYEKNYYSFSKNETFKKKGPNKNYANGYNFNYSNRSGKNMKNHNYAYNNFNAGYQRSNMSKDNKYNDDEGNNMYENDENNNKGDTIKNNDIINDKREDDKNIKHVKYDDDHNQNLDKDKDHNQDKGQNQDKGHNQDKGHNQDKGHNQDKGQNKYQDQYQDQYQDQYQDQYQDQKHDQKQDQKQDQKHDQKHDQKQDQKQDQNQDSIIKNNHIISIEDDKNECEIYYHRDNNIINFDKTDNNCDVQYSPNLQNDDPNITIENKEEKNINTDITICDGSIIPNNKNYTYNNYRNEEKNRIRNNCQGVINMIHDNDNMNYHPISKKRYGYFKDKNFSYNKHVESDNNVRNYVDHTPINISTYNDSYKTNFQRKKDYNSYMTMPYSNKKDIKYYKKKGKIERRIKEHNCYSGIVGENERNKIIDNIGVTTSNGYITHNIQNIQNFKNIPNVKNMKNVQNIQNVQNIPNISKISNMPNISNISNGSNIPNMYNIPNIPHIVKGQDQFCNSTYGRSNKERKAIISSNSTTNLTFDTKKKATQNTWVIDHINNEEEEQMNNITSISNTTVNCYKSEFSCYKDNYKYKKHSTHISTPNYSMNKDNGVLNVISSVDKLVKNEYMYNEEKGRKRANKINNKMNWQKKGFMLEQNREKINIVLNEEMNMPNVVNCTNTSTVLNDAKEFQTYDELKQKKKNKKKIEELFCMKKSIDLLHVRSRSENFHCRKNSFKNLEISMMKPHMQHFEQSINMEGFRCILSKMMINYEGDMIVDDQEEEEKEEEKGQEKEHKRECQCECQCECQCECQCECQCECQCKCQCECQYQCQCQCQCEHLNEQYNDNKNHPEHDKEDNIIQKKDEDEIKTEKDHKEEEHEIYNTKEEPKYYSNNNVHNESYVTHHDSLKNNETISTNTSGCSMIKNDDSFGDSVISNSYLYKENDLNTNSCINKIKQLKDDNIKKDNSMEETYMNNMNMNTMDSIHFDSIHIDSLHIDNLHIDNININTTNNIYKNGDIANNNRNGGDVNRALFNSRENITDEYSMKTQNTFLCIYDENNKEMFDKKKKKKGFYQKNDFPMKKDVSSDIILNKRSLEEKNNCDLTIYTNNINNSDTNMENCYDTSCATKTYDNMNSRKFGMDTYVKESDKITNRLWNNNIDRYSYKNGRNGVYYNEYGKMEGGSYDYHPSNIMNKKFGNNNDNDNDNNNDNENNNNDNNENNNNENNNNENNNNNNIDDDNNNNNNNDNNDDNNNSNDKSNSMNNNFGNYHNNNSNSNNNYHNNNYHHHNNNYHHHNNNYHHHNNNYNHHHNNYNHHHNNYHHHNNYHHNNYHGNNHFNNYHHNNMNSYNDGRTIPNNSYSGKNSYNNNMGEHINNIDITSGQRVLKDDMNKNNLYMVHNQHNFEEYKNYMNTNVIRHNNLHKKKYMTGTNYQVNNYNDTYHFNNMRGKQYYLNKYNYNNHHDMVYTNGKNVDVYKHMRANNKIETYNNMINGMNDINVNNNVRNNTNNYSNDSYLHAQSGDVQKVYTNDEIVNDKHNNNDNNNNDNNNNIRNNISNNICNSSNDNMIAVDINEQNNKSEVINKCDDNNDEHDKMDNKSVVSYKSYGNKSGISDKYFNKHNNENNYKYSNNNYFNQSNDMNKITNKYMNHNYSNDNFKDNYNNSNDNKKKNLHYFKKNKMNNTFNSNRNKYGIENYDDVNYPKDYNEDKMNNNNNNNNNNNNNRDRHNYHTGDRNNYYYHNHKNGYDFGVENIPSQIKRRHRKYMPPNNYQLNENHSTVNNNNNNNNDNNYNYDYNNNNYKKYYYNNNYNNNDYDNNNNNNNNNNNYYYYCNDDNYYKQTYEKNNQDYHNDDFNLPVNYYEDNMKENNHMKDNNEFFKTEEKINEEKINEENKVEKEDSNEEREKIKNEKFMSDEKFICDEKFMSDEKFMCDEKFMCDEKFMCDEKLTCDEKLICDEKLICDEKLICDERLTCDEKLMHNEIDGDRKKIQENVIPSKVDKDIKRRKKKEHFNNSFSKANIFNNSYNIKNLNNNDNKNMNTISDDTNTINERNAKNKKKKKNYQNNVDVVLDNIETVPRAREEKLRKQKKDNKKIYKLKDNNIKDNNIKDNNIKDNNINEDRHYDDNCKDQNNCDDNYKDENNCDDNYKNENNCDGNNYDNNNNNNNDNNNYNENNNNYYYDDDDSTIIKKNSYTYKVKDHSYYNYNRNISSTNKYESNYIVHEHNSYNNNNNNNENYTNPYEYKKNSYNKNNNYNNKTNNMYDTNSYNKGYKNYKNKNHKTTPTEQYKKF; encoded by the coding sequence atgaagaaaaatcCAAAAAGTACTGAAGAGATCACGGATTTGCCTAATGTTGATAATTCAGATAATTGTatgaaaatgaataatataaaaaatggaGACGatggaaataataattatggGAAATCAGATAACACAAATGAAACAAATCTGAATGATACTTTAAGTTACAACAAGTATGGGAATAATTTCTTAAGTTACAATGGAAATTATGGTTCGAATAAAATGTACAATAATCAGAATATGAACAATagatattataataagatACATTTTAATGAAGAGAATTATGAGTATTTTGGAAGGGGTAgaaattacaaaaattgcaataataatggtaattataacaacaataataataataattataattactataaccattataataataatagtagtaataataataataatagcAGTGGTATAagtaataattatcatgATGGGGATTATGTgaaatataacaaaaagGGAAGTACTATTCACAAcagatataataatatctaTACTACAAGTACTACCCATAACAcctataataataataataataataataataataatagtagtagtagtcacaattttcatatttctaataataatttaagtggcaataattatcattattataatccatataattattataatggATGTACAACTATAGACAATGAGTTGAATGAAAAAGACCATAAGCAGATATCGTCAAAAAAGATGTCAAATAGCGTGGCAACAGCAAGAAGTGAATATACTAGCGAAAGTAAAGAATATCAAGCtaatgatattaataaaaaaaaaaatgaattcAATAGGAATGATACATGTAAAAATGATGTGAAAACAAATGATGTGAAAACAAATGATGTGAAAACAAATGATATGAAAACAAATGATATGAAAACAAATGATATGAAAACAAATGATATGAAAACAAATGATATGAAAACAAATGATATGAAAACAAATGATATGAAGACAAATGATGTACGTCCAATGAACAAAGATCagaatatgaaaaaaaacataagaattaataaaaattattttccCAAAGGAATTACTTCACCAAGAAATAATggtaatataaatgatacatatataaGAGACGATAATGTATTAAATACATACGAAGAAAGTTTTACAATgaaaaataagaaaaaaaattattataggtatcaaaataattataaaaataatacttCAAACCATTTCTATAATTCTTTGAATATGAAATTGATTAATTATGGAAACTTTGGTTACAATAACAATAATCATTATAACaacaattataataatagtagtaataattattaccataataataattatcataataacCATAGAGTCAACATACATATGAATTACAGAAATAAGAACAACTGCatgaataattattatccatataataattacattGATGCAAAGGAAAATGATACTATGCAAAAAGGTACTTCCAGTCGTAATATCCTTTATGATAACAAAAATGACGATACAAATTTTAACTGTTTTGGAAAGGATAAATATgcaaataaaaaaaatgaaattgataaaaatcaaaatgaCAGTGTTGTTGTTTATGATGAGAATACCAATAAGGAGGACCATAAGGATgacaataaaaatagtagtaatgataatatacCGAATGTTAATAATAGTGATAATTGTAATTTAACTAGTGACGATAGGTTAAGGTCAAGTATCCaggaaaataatacatgtatatcaccaaaaaataatagtgTTGTActtaataatacaaatatgGAAGAAAATCGTTCTTATAGCAATAATGATAATTCATCaaaagatattattatggataatatgtgtgataaatataaaaaagaaggCAAGCCCTCTGAAAACAGTGTATATgttaatacatataatgaTAAGGAAAAGATAAATCATGATAGTGATGTGGCAATGGAAAAGGATAATTcagatataatatatactgAAATAgaacaaaattataataaaaaaaataataataatgataaaaagaAGGATGATAATATAGCTAATGTTAAGGCTCATTCCAATTTTTATGATACatttgataataatgataagaGACATGATGAAAATGGAATGGCAGAAATAAAAGGAGAGGAGGAAAATctagatataaaaaaaatctCCATTAAAAACAgtatgaataaaaataatgtatcCTATTTGGAGAATGAGCAATATTTGAAATGTAAAATTGGAGAGGTAACgaataaaaatgaacaagGTAATACAGctgaaaataataataatagtaataataattatagtaataataataataataataataataataataatagtaattataatagtaattataattataattattattatcataataatattaatgattaTGATGATTATTACGATATTAacgataataataatttgtttaaggatgaaaattttgataattccacaaataataaatgttttaaatataataataggaataatataaaaaatgacCACTCATTCAAATCACATATACAATGTAATATGAACAGTTCTTATAATTATAGTAATGGAAATACTTTACATAGTGAAGGAAGTAAGGAATTATCTTAtgaaaagaattattattcattttcaAAAAACGAGACTTTTAAGAAAAAGGGtccaaataaaaattacGCAAATGggtataattttaattacAGTAATAGGAGTGGgaaaaatatgaagaatCATAACTATGCctataataattttaacGCAGGATATCAAAGAAGTAATATGTCAAAggataataaatataatgatgatgagggaaataatatgtatgaaAATGACGAGAATAACAATAAGGGAGACacaattaaaaataatgatattataaatgataaaagGGAGGATgataagaatataaaacatgtaaaatatgatgatgatCATAATCAAAATCTAGATAAAGATAAAGATCATAATCAAGATAAAGGTCAAAATCAAGATAAAGGTCATAATCAAGATAAAGGTCATAATCAAGATAAAGGTCATAATCAAGATAAAGGtcaaaataaatatcaaGATCAATATCAAGATCAATATCAAGATCAATATCAAGATCAATATCAAGATCAAAAACATGATCAAAAACAAGATCAAAAACAAGATCAAAAACATGATCAAAAACATGATCAAAAACAAGATCAAAAACAAGATCAAAATCAAGATAgcattattaaaaataacCATATAATTAGTATAGAGGATGATAAAAACGAATGTGagatatattatcatagagataacaatattattaattttgaTAAAACTGATAACAACTGTGATGTTCAATATTCTCCAAATTTACAAAATGATGACCCTAACATAACTATTGAAAATAAAGAGGAGAAAAATATCAATACTGATATAACAATTTGTGATGGTTCAATTATaccaaataataaaaattacacttataataattatagaaatgaagaaaaaaataggATTAGAAATAATTGCCAAGgtgtaataaatatgatacATGACAATGACAACATGAATTATCATCCTATTTCAAAAAAACGATATGGTTATTTTAAAGATAAGAATTTCTCTTATAATAAACATGTAGAGTCAGATAATAATGTACGCAATTATGTCGATCATACACctataaatatttctaCATATAATGATTCCTACAAAACAAATTTCCAAAGAAAAAAGGATTATAATAGTTATATGACAATGCCttattcaaataaaaaggatattaaatattataagaaGAAAGGGAAAATAGAGAGGAGAATTAAAGAACATAATTGTTACAGTGGTATAGTAGGagaaaatgaaagaaataaaataatagaTAACATTGGTGTAACAACTTCAAATGGATATATTACCCataatattcaaaatattcaaaatttTAAGAATATACCAAATGTTaagaatatgaaaaatgttcaaaatatacaaaatgtTCAAAATATACCAAACATTTCAAAAATCTCCAACATGCCCAATATATCTAACATTTCTAATGGGTCTAATATTCCAAACATGTATAATATCCCGAACATTCCGCATATCGTTAAAGGACAAGACCAATTTTGTAATTCTACATATGGAAGAAGCAACAAAGAAAGAAAAGCTATCATATCGTCCAACTCAACTACCAATTTAACTTTTgacacaaaaaaaaaggcTACACAAAATACCTGGGTTATTGACCATATAAACAATGAAGAAGAGGAACAAATGAATAACATAACCTCCATTTCAAACACAACGGTGAACTGTTACAAATCCGAGTTTTCATGTTATaaagataattataaatacaaaaaacATTCAACTCATATTTCTACACCCAATTATTCAATGAACAAAGATAACGGTGTACTAAACGTAATAAGTTCTGTTGACAAATTAgtaaaaaatgaatacaTGTACAACGAAGAAAAGGGAAGAAAACGAGCaaacaaaattaataataagatGAACTGGCAAAAAAAAGGATTCATGTTAGAGCAAAATAGggagaaaataaatatagtattaaatgaagaaatgAATATGCCGAATGTGGTGAATTGTACTAATACATCAACTGTATTAAATGATGCAAAGGAATTTCAAACGTATGACGAATTgaaacaaaagaaaaaaaacaaaaaaaaaatagaagaATTGTTTTGTATGAAGAAATCAATAGATTTGTTGCATGTAAGATCAAGATCTGAAAATTTCCATTGCAGGAAAAATAGTTTTAAGAACTTGGAAATTTCTATGATGAAACCGCATATGCAACACTTTGAACAATCTATAAATATGGAAGGGTTTAGATGTATATTGAGTAAAATGATGATTAATTATGAAGGTGATATGATAGTGGATGATCAAGAGGaggaagaaaaagaagaagaaaaaggaCAAGAAAAAGAACATAAACGGGAATGCCAATGCGAATGCCAATGCGAATGTCAATGCGAATGCCAATGCGAATGCCAATGCGAATGCCAATGCAAATGCCAATGCGAATGCCAATACCAATGTCAATGTCAATGTCAATGTGAACATCTAAATGAAcaatataatgataataaaaatcatCCTGAGCATGATAAGGAAGACAACATTATTCAGAAGAAAGATGAAGATGAAATAAAAACCGAAAAGGATCATAAAGAAGAAGAACATGAAATTTATAACACCAAAGAAGAACcaaaatattattctaataataatgtacaCAACGAGTCTTATGTCACACATCATGATAGCCTTAAGAACAATGAAACAATTTCAACAAATACTTCTGGTTGTTCTATGATTAAAAATGACGATTCTTTTGGTGATAGTGTTATATCTAATAGCTACTTATATAAGGAAAATGATTTAAATACAAATAgttgtataaataaaataaagcAATTGAaggatgataatataaaaaaggataataGTATGGAAGAGACttatatgaacaatatgaaCATGAATACTATGGATAGTATACATTTTGATAGTATACATATTGATAGTTTACATATTGATAATTTACatattgataatataaatattaatactactaataacatatataaaaatggtGATATAGCAAATAACAATAGAAATGGAGGGGATGTTAACAGGGCTCTTTTTAATTCTAGAGAAAACATTACTGATGAGTATAGTATGAAAACTCAAAACACTTTTCTTTgtatatatgatgaaaacaataaagaaatgtttgataaaaaaaaaaagaaaaaagggttttaccaaaaaaatgattttcCTATGAAAAAGGATGTAAGTAGtgatattattttaaataagCGTTCattagaagaaaaaaataattgtGATTTGACGATATAtactaataatataaataatagtGATACGAATATGGAAAATTGTTATGATACCTCTTGTGCTACCAAAACGtatgataatatgaatagtAGAAAATTTGGTATGGATACATATGTGAAAGAGAGtgataaaataacaaataGATTGtggaataataatatagatagatattcttataaaaatggaAGGAATGGAGTGTATTATAATGAGTATGGTAAGATGGAAGGAGGAAGTTATGATTATCACCCTAGtaatattatgaacaaGAAATTTGGTAACAATAATGAcaatgataatgataataataatgataatgagaataataataatgataataatgagaataataataatgagaataataataatgagaataataataataataatattgatgatgataataataataataataataatgataataatgatgataataataacagTAATGACAAGAGCAACAGcatgaataataattttggtaattatcataataataatagtaatagtaataataattatcataataataattatcatcatcataataataattatcatcatcataataataattatcatcatcataataataattataatcatcatcacaataattataatcatcatcacaataattatcatcatcacaataattatcatcacaACAATTACCATGGTAACAatcattttaataattatcatcataataatatgaattcATATAATGATGGAAGAACCATACCAAATAATAGTTATAGTGGGAAAAATAgttacaataataatatgggagaacacataaataatatagacATAACATCTGGTCAGAGGGTTCTGAAGGatgatatgaataaaaataatttatatatggtTCATAATCAACATAATTttgaagaatataaaaattatatgaatacaAATGTGATAAGACATAACAATCTGcataagaaaaaatatatgacAGGTACAAATTATCAAgtgaataattataatgatacctatcattttaataatatgagGGGAAAACagtattatttaaataagtacaattataataatcatcatGATATGGTATATACGAATGGGAAAAACGTAGATGTATACAAGCATATGAGGGCaaacaataaaatagaaacatataataatatgataaatggtatgaatgatataaatgtgaataataatgtacGTAATAATACGAATAACTATTCTAATGATTCTTATTTGCATGCACAAAGTGGAGATGTGCAAAAAGTATATACGAATGATGAAATTGTAAATGAcaaacataataataatgataataataataatgataataataataatattaggaataatattagtaataatatttgtaatagtagtaatgataatatgataGCAGTAGatataaatgaacaaaataataaaagcGAGGTAATTAATAAATGTGATGATAACAATGATGAACATGATAAAATGGATAATAAAAGTGTGGTAAGTTATAAAAGTTATGGAAATAAAAGCGGTATAAgtgataaatattttaataagcataacaatgaaaataattataaatatagtAACAACAATTATTTTAATCAGTCTAATGATATGAACAAAATTACAAATAAGTACATGAACCATAATTATTCCAACGATAATTTTAAGGATAACTATAACAATagtaatgataataaaaaaaaaaatttacattattttaaaaaaaataaaatgaataatacatttaataGTAATAGAAATAAGTACGGAATTgaaaattatgatgatgTAAATTATCCAAAGGATTACAATGAAGATAAGATGAACaataacaacaacaataataataataataataacaacagAGATAGACATAATTATCATACTGGTGatagaaataattattattaccataACCACAAAAATGGTTATGATTTTGGTGTGGAAAATATCCCAAGTCAAATTAAAAGAAGACATCGAAAATACATGCCACCAAATAATTACcaattaaatgaaaatcaTTCAACAGttaacaataataataataataataatgataataattataattatgattataataataataattataaaaaatattattacaataataattataataataatgattacgataataataataataataataataataataacaattattattattattgtaatgatgataattattataaacaGACATACGAAAAAAATAACCAAGATTACCACAATGATGATTTTAATCTACCAGTAAATTACTATGAAGATAAtatgaaagaaaataatcatatgaAAGACAACAATGAATTTTTCAAAActgaagaaaaaataaatgaagaaaaaataaatgaagaaaataaagtTGAAAAGGAAGACAGCAATGAAGAaagggaaaaaataaagaatgaaaaatttatgagtgatgaaaaatttatatgtgatgaaaaatttatgagtgatgaaaaatttatgtgtgatgaaaaatttatgtgtgatgaaaaatttatgtgtgatgaaaaattaacgtgtgatgaaaaattaatatgtgatgaaaaattaatatgtgatgaaaaattaatatgtGATGAAAGATTAACGTGTGATGAAAAATTGATGCACAACGAAATAGATGGAgatagaaaaaaaattcaagAAAATGTAATTCCTTCAAAAGTAGACAAAGACATTAagagaagaaaaaaaaaggaacaTTTTAATAACTCGTTTTCAAAAGCAAATATATTCAACAATTCATATAACATTAAGAACttgaataataatgataataaaaatatgaacacCATAAGTGATGATACAAATACAATAAATGAGAGGAATGcaaagaacaaaaaaaaaaaaaagaattatcaaaataatgTAGACGTGGTTCTTGATAATATAGAGACGGTACCTAGAGCAAGAGAAGAGAAATTAAGGAAAcaaaaaaaggataataaaaaaatatacaaactgaaagataataatattaaagataataacattaaagataataacattaaagataataatattaatgagGATAGAcattatgatgataattgTAAGGATCAGAATAATtgtgatgataattataaggATGAGAATAATtgtgatgataattataagaatGAGAATAATTGTGATGGTAATAATTatgacaataataataataataataatgataacaataattataatgaaaataataataattattattatgatgatgatgatagTACGATAATTAAGAAAAATTCATATACCTATAAAGTAAAAgatcattcatattataattacaaTAGAAATATTTCTTCAACCAATAAATATGAATCAAATTATATTGTACATGAAcataattcatataataataataataataataatgaaaattatacaaatccatatgaatataaaaaaaacagttataacaaaaataataactacaataataaaacgAATAATATGTACGACACAAATAGTTACAATAAaggatataaaaattataaaaataaaaatcataAAACCACTCCCACAGAGCAGtacaaaaaattttaa